Part of the Spinacia oleracea cultivar Varoflay chromosome 5, BTI_SOV_V1, whole genome shotgun sequence genome, cTTATTTTGTATATCGGAAAATACAAGTTTGTCCCGAGTAATATGAGTGCCCAAAATACTTGCAACATTGATCGATGTTGAATTTATGGGATATATTAGTTTCGCTACGTCTTCAACTTTTGTAACAAGTTGATAACGAGCATAACTTGCTTCCGTTTCCACGTGTTTCTCGATTTTTTTCATCATGTTGTACCATATTGGAATGACCACGCTAGGAATTAATAGCACGATAAATGTCTGTACATATGTAACATGTAACAAAATAATCATGGAGGGTACGTAACatgtaacaaaataattatataaGGAGTAATTTAACATaatcattttaattatgtttttgaaTGTAAAAAATCAAGAGATTATTGGTTAATTACCAAGAGGAAGAAGAAAGTAACGGGCCTCATTGCGATTATCGAGACGATTTTCCCCATTGTAGACTTTGCTTGTTAGGTGATGATTGTCTGTATTCCATTGTTGTAGATGGATGaagaaaatcaagaagaaaTAAGAGCTAATTATGAAGAGGGTTTTGTCTTAATTATGTAAATGTAATGATTTTATATATAGGGTTGTGAGGAGGAAAACCTatttatataaataataattaaacctcccttaataaaacaagaaaattgggctctatttttctttaatttaaaGATAATTTTAAGTTTATATATATGGGGACAAGAAAAACTTTTTTAAAAGGAAAGATAGtgattttttgaaataaaaatacaaaacatatataaacttgaacttgaaacttcAAATTCCTTTTGTAAATGAGTGGATCGGTTGAGGTTTTTGCAAATTTGGTCGAAGAAAcctttaataattattttaaattaaaaaaggtTGTTAATTTAGTCGAAGAAACCTTTTACTTAGTACGAGTAACAGAACTTAAGACTGAATCTCGTCTATCACTAACCTTTGTGACTCCTTCTAAACcgggaaaaaaaatatgaaaattataatatttgtactattgaaatttgtatatttttcattgaaaattcttttgcaaagttttttaATTTCTTCCTTTCACATGGATGAAGAAAACTTATGAGATCAATTTATACACGAGATATTTATACGAAAATAATAAGGTCATTCTTGGTGCTCAAATTGATAAAACGGGGTTTAGAGCGAATCAAATGATAAGAGTTTATACTCTTTTTGGATACATTTGTTATAAAATCGTAAATCTTTAAGAAATCACAATCTTTTAAcacatttaaaaaatattaaatcttTCAGATGCCAAAAAGATTTAtttaattgaatccataaaagTTCAAGAGATCATCATGAATATGAAAAGGATCACACATATATTTGGTAACAAATAGCCATATGATTTCAGTATTTGCAAGTTCCAATATGAAGCACCATTAAAAAACACACataaacgaataattaattatcccgtGCACAGCACGGGCACAAACTAGTACTAATATACGTAGTACAAGAAAATTGACTTTTTCATCGGACTATATCTAGATGTTGATATGCATGTATGGAAAATGGGTTTCAAACTTTCAAtgatgtacttttatttttattgttactTGTTAGGAAGCCAACATGTATATATGGTTGATAAAACATGTTAAAGTTTCTTTATATCCAATTAAATTGTCTACACCCGCTTAAACCactatttaattattattaagttaaaattataaatttttaccTATATCTGTTGTAGATGACAGATGGCACAACACAACTTTatgaactaattaaaaaaaatacaaatttattCTTTAAATAAATTCCCAAAACTACAAGCTAGAGTTAAAATCGTTACAAGAAGATAAAAATGATTATGAAATGATATGTAATGTAACAAATGTTCTTAATATATGCAACAATATATCATGGAATTATATTTATCATAATTCAAAAAGTTTATGACTCAAGAAGATCCACTTACCAATAGGTGGAAGTGTAGAATGAAAGAGGAAAATTATTTGCCAAATAATTTATAGCAAGAACAACAGAGAAATGAGGGATTTAATTATCTAGAGAGAAGTGAGGATTTAATTATCCATAGAGAAATggttttagttaataatcttATTGCTATGGATATTAAAGTGTGAGCTTAATGTGTTGTATTACCTATATTTATACTATTTTGTGTTACATAATATGTATAGAAATGAAAGTTGAAGTTCTATTGGCCAATAATGTTGCCAAATATTATGAAATGTCAAAATTGGCCTTTTAGTTGGTGAGATGATAATTATTTTTCTTAGTTGAAAATGGTTAAATCAACTAAGTATTTTATTCTATTATAACCAATATGCAATAAGTTATAAATGCAGCTTAATTAAGTTTATGTTATGTAGATGGTTCTAATCGATATATAATGATATGTGTGTATTATGTAGTAGAACGCATATAAGTAGCTATGGTTGCCCAAAGTCTTGCTAATGAGTTTTAGGTTGTAATTTATGAACTCTTTGTTTTATGTAAGTTTAGCCTatgtaaaaaaaattgtgataTTTCTGTACTTTAGTTGTCGGCATGCATGAAACTGAATGCACATGTGTACGTATTGGTCGAATGTATATAAGTGACGTGACCACAACACATTGATAGGAAGATTTACTTTTTTACTAAATTAGAACCACTAACTATATTCGGAATCCTTTTCCCTTGTACAGTGTAATTAATGTCGTTGGCTGTAATGCAAGAAATTCATTTCgaaatttattaaatcgttattTGAGTTCCTTTCTTTATTAGACGCAAATTACCCTAATTTCTGACACATAAATATCATTTTTCGTTTTCAATGACGTTATTAATTTCTTGTTCAAGCACTATTATAATAGAGGAATTAAAATGATTTGTATTGACCTAATACTTAATCCGTTCTAAATTTGTCAAatctttgtttttttatttggttGAGAAACTTGTTAGCAGACATTCCATTCAAATCTTTGCTTATTAACTGGGCTAACTACGATAATTGAGAAGCATTACGAGATATCAACCATGTTTGTGGCGTTATATGATAATTAGTTTTGTGCATTCACTTTTCCTAGTGAAatgtttatttttattcaaattaaaaacttattttctaaaatatttatttacattttccacccaattaaaattattttatttttagatttaaTATCAAGGGTAAAATAGGAATTTTGACCTCATTGTCAGCATTGGCACAAATAAACCTaacaatttttaaaaaaaaatattaggaAAATGTTTATCTCAATGTAaaagtaataataaaaaaatcaatgtTCTTGGCCCTTTGTTGATTGTTTTGGACAAGTTTATAGAACATCATAAATGAGGTtgaaaaattaagaaattttATCTGGCTTAATACCAAATTATGAACTGTcacttaaatatattatttttgagTGATATGTTTCTAAAATCTAAAagaacaattataattttaactACTTAATTTGCTCAGATTTGTATTTCTATGTTTGAGTATGAAAACAGTTGTCTTCACTTGGATAACATCATGATGGTATCTCATTGGATATTTCTATGATTCTATGAAATTAATATCCAGATGATTTTTTACTATTTGCATTTGCTCCAATTATTATCTAGGTTGAATGGGCTTTGACTATTTGTTGTTGCATTCAAAGTTGAGAGTTTTGACTATAGCTGAATACGGTCGGATACATACAGGTCTAATCAGTTCGGATCATATCGTATAAAGTTTTATGTAGAGTCATTGTGCGTGCCTTTACGGATTTTAtgtgtaattttttttctcGTAGATCTCTTCGACTTTTTAGAATGTCGGTCGAATCCGGTCAGTTTTTAACAGCTTCTATGGCGACAATTTCTTGAATTCTAGTGGGCCTTTTCGACAGAATCAACGGTTTCATGAGTTGGATTTTTATCCAAAACCCAGTGTGGTCCAGCCCAATCACAGTCCAGTGTGGTCTAACTTACAAAGGCTGCATTTGTTGTGCCCAAAACCTGCCACTTATAACCAAAATAACGGGTTTTCGAGTTATTTTCGTgtcgggccaaatttataactaaaattaaagTTTTGAATTACCAAGAAACCCAtcataaaaaatcaaaattggGTTGGGATGGGATGGCCATTCTGCCCAAACCTCTAATTCTTTGGGCCGGGTCGGGCTCAAGATAACCTGGTCAAATTTTTTCCCACTAGGCCACTACATTACTCCTTGGTAGAGGACCCAAACGATTTAAACACAACCATGCCAAATAAGTGAAAGTAAGATGAACTCAATAAGGCCTTATCGGCCTGGCCCGGCCCGGTCCTTGTGTGTAAAACGAAGAATGTTGTGTCCATAGACAGAAATGAGCagcaaacaaaagaaaatataaagaaCTCATCAAGGTCTTGCTCTGTACCTGAACAGAATGAATGGCAAACAATGAAAAGTGTAGTTTTTCATAACCAAGGCAATCAAGCATAATAACATAACAATATTCCTATATTCGAAGAAAATGAAGGAATTTTCACTTACTATACACAACGAATGACAGTCGAGTAATACGAAATCAAAGGTAACACTACAATTCTCGTGTTGGAAATCAATCTAACATTTCGATCTTCACTGTAATAATACGGATTATGTTCTAAAGCCATAGTAATAATCCATGAAGTTCACTCATAGGTGTCAAACGTAAAGATGGATGTGGGCAAGGTCGGCCCAGCCACGAAAAAACACGGCTCGTCACAAGCATGAAGTTGGGGGCCGGGCCTGGGCTTTTTTTGGGGAAAAGCACGATAAGGCACAGCACGACTCGACCCAACACaacaaagcacgctaaatttagtaaaattggACTTACACACGACAACCCGTGGGCTTGGGCCGGGCATTGGCTATGTTTTGAAGTTTCCAGTCCGGCCTGATGCCAAGTGGGTTTGGCGTGGGGCAGGCCCGTTTTGGCCCGACCCGGCACACAACCATCTTTAGTCAAACGTGCCGCTTCTTGTACCTCTTTTCTCGTTCAACTGAGCCCATCTCGAAAAAACTTCAGACACTTCAGACTTCCCACACAACCTCATCTTCCTCGCCAATTCCTCCAATATATTAGGTCGTCCAACCCGAGAAAAATCAGCTGCAAACTTGTTAAAATCAAGTTCCGGAACTTTCATCCCTTTATTAATAACTTCCTCAACATACTTACACGCCTCCTCAGACCTCCCTTCCCTTATAAGCCCACCAATAAGAACAGTATAACAATTCTCATCAGGGCAACAACCTCTTTGCACCATCTCATCCCACACCGCACAACCCATCTCACTATTTCCAGCAAAAAAGTAAGATTTCATCATCATAATATAAGTATGAATTGTTGGCTCAATTCCACTATGAATCATCTTCTTGTAAACACGAACTGCATCATCCGGCATTCTTCTATTCGTCATCAATTTAATCAAAGCATTATACAGTTGCCCATCGGGAGGGTAACCCTTTTCCTTCATCTCTTTTAACAAACCAAACACCATATCCATCTTTTTAAGGTTTCCAAATCCTGTAATCAAACAAGTATATACAGCAGCATCTGGGTTACAACCTGAAGAAGTCATCTCATCAAAGTAAGCAACAGCTTCATTCAACTTTGAATGCTTGCACAAATCCCTAATCAATATAGTATAGGTCCGTACATTTGGAGCGGGACCCTTAACCTTCATCACCTCGAAAAGCTTGATTGCATCAGATTTCTTGTTAACCTTTAATAACCCATCTAACATTATGTTATGAGTAACAACATCTGGGTTCAAACCTTGATCAATCATCTCGTTCCAGATTTTACCAGCTTCCATAAGATTCTTCATTCTACACCAACCACTAAGCAAAACTGAGTATGTCTTTGTGTTTGGAGTAAACCTGTTCTTCAACCTATCATACAAAACTTGAGCTTCTTTCACTAGTTTCTCTCTAGCTAAAGCATCAAGCATGCAATTAATGGTTTCAACCCCTGCTTTAAACCCATAATCCTTCATCAACTCAAACACTGCAACAGCTTTTTTCCTCTCTTTACCAGAAGCATAAGCTTTTATTGCAATCAAAAAGCTGTCCATGTTTAAAAGCTTTTTTTCCCCCATTTCGTTGAGTAATGATCCCATTGTCTCAAATTGCCTCGTCTTCCCCAATATCAACAACATTGCAT contains:
- the LOC110777136 gene encoding pentatricopeptide repeat-containing protein At3g62470, mitochondrial-like isoform X2, coding for MGILGFGGHSRAFSSFREERESNDDDDDEEESQRSEGTFESSADPEEVARVAKLIDELFALDRNMEAVLDESGINLTHDLVIDVLQRFKHARKPAFRFFCWAGQKPGFFSHNSRTYNAMLLILGKTRQFETMGSLLNEMGEKKLLNMDSFLIAIKAYASGKERKKAVAVFELMKDYGFKAGVETINCMLDALAREKLVKEAQVLYDRLKNRFTPNTKTYSVLLSGWCRMKNLMEAGKIWNEMIDQGLNPDVVTHNIMLDGLLKVNKKSDAIKLFEVMKVKGPAPNVRTYTILIRDLCKHSKLNEAVAYFDEMTSSGCNPDAAVYTCLITGFGNLKKMDMVFGLLKEMKEKGYPPDGQLYNALIKLMTNRRMPDDAVRVYKKMIHSGIEPTIHTYIMMMKSYFFAGNSEMGCAVWDEMVQRGCCPDENCYTVLIGGLIREGRSEEACKYVEEVINKGMKVPELDFNKFAADFSRVGRPNILEELARKMRLCGKSEVSEVFSRWAQLNEKRGTRSGTFD
- the LOC110777136 gene encoding pentatricopeptide repeat-containing protein At3g62470, mitochondrial-like isoform X1, whose amino-acid sequence is MSLFSLTKRTFTTTTSTTLSSTTTSHGFHHHRHRYSTAVCSAYSEGRLRRQGGLPFIRRQQQQQMRAPQGSSMPLSCFHQSPFNRCIHCSDCQASSLLPSPITLPILQERLLASKVRDCISKSFENGFSIECLGRSRIISANCRGSLDRVLISGWESNWVLPKFRVSINSANSRGCLDGVLITGCNSNWVSPKLGVSTNMGILGFGGHSRAFSSFREERESNDDDDDEEESQRSEGTFESSADPEEVARVAKLIDELFALDRNMEAVLDESGINLTHDLVIDVLQRFKHARKPAFRFFCWAGQKPGFFSHNSRTYNAMLLILGKTRQFETMGSLLNEMGEKKLLNMDSFLIAIKAYASGKERKKAVAVFELMKDYGFKAGVETINCMLDALAREKLVKEAQVLYDRLKNRFTPNTKTYSVLLSGWCRMKNLMEAGKIWNEMIDQGLNPDVVTHNIMLDGLLKVNKKSDAIKLFEVMKVKGPAPNVRTYTILIRDLCKHSKLNEAVAYFDEMTSSGCNPDAAVYTCLITGFGNLKKMDMVFGLLKEMKEKGYPPDGQLYNALIKLMTNRRMPDDAVRVYKKMIHSGIEPTIHTYIMMMKSYFFAGNSEMGCAVWDEMVQRGCCPDENCYTVLIGGLIREGRSEEACKYVEEVINKGMKVPELDFNKFAADFSRVGRPNILEELARKMRLCGKSEVSEVFSRWAQLNEKRGTRSGTFD